The proteins below are encoded in one region of Terriglobales bacterium:
- the rpsE gene encoding 30S ribosomal protein S5, whose amino-acid sequence MPVAKKRIDAGQFQLKDQVVSINRVTKVVKGGKNLSFAALVVVGDPSAAVVGYGSGKAREVPQAIRKGIEAAKKNLVKVHLTQSTIPHAVLGRFGSGMVLLKPAPEGTGVIAGGAVRAVMTSAGVQNVLTKSIGTANPHNVVKATFDALRQLRDRAAVASLRGKAVEEL is encoded by the coding sequence ATGCCGGTAGCCAAAAAGAGAATCGACGCAGGGCAGTTCCAGTTGAAGGACCAGGTGGTTTCCATCAACCGCGTCACCAAGGTCGTCAAGGGCGGCAAGAACCTGTCCTTCGCGGCCCTGGTGGTGGTGGGCGATCCCTCCGCCGCGGTCGTGGGCTACGGCTCGGGCAAGGCCCGGGAAGTGCCGCAGGCCATCCGCAAGGGCATCGAGGCCGCCAAGAAGAATCTGGTCAAGGTGCACCTCACCCAAAGCACCATTCCCCATGCGGTGCTGGGACGCTTCGGCAGCGGCATGGTGCTGCTCAAGCCGGCGCCGGAAGGCACGGGCGTCATTGCCGGCGGCGCGGTGCGCGCGGTCATGACCTCCGCCGGGGTGCAGAACGTGCTCACCAAGTCCATCGGCACCGCCAACCCGCACAACGTCGTCAAGGCCACTTTCGACGCCCTGCGCCAGTTGCGCGATCGCGCCGCTGTCGCCAGCTTGCGCGGCAAGGCCGTGGAGGAGCTCTGA
- the rplO gene encoding 50S ribosomal protein L15, whose amino-acid sequence MNLSTLRRPKGATRNPKRVGRGMGSGTGKTSGRGHKGQLSRTGYSRARGFEGGQNPLKRRLPKRGFTNIFRTEYAVVNLERLAALGETTITPETLQKAGLVRRALPIKILGDGELKTALTVRAHKFSKSAAEKITKAGGKTELIAAS is encoded by the coding sequence ATGAATCTCTCGACACTTCGCAGACCCAAGGGCGCCACCCGCAATCCCAAGCGGGTGGGCCGCGGCATGGGCTCGGGAACCGGCAAGACTTCCGGCCGCGGGCACAAGGGACAACTCTCCCGCACCGGCTACAGCCGCGCGCGCGGTTTTGAGGGCGGCCAGAACCCCCTCAAGCGCCGCTTGCCCAAGCGCGGCTTCACTAACATCTTTCGCACCGAGTATGCGGTGGTGAACCTGGAGCGCCTGGCGGCGCTCGGCGAGACCACCATTACACCGGAGACCTTGCAGAAGGCCGGCCTGGTCCGCCGCGCGTTGCCCATCAAGATCCTGGGCGACGGCGAACTCAAAACGGCGCTCACCGTCCGTGCCCACAAGTTCTCCAAATCCGCCGCCGAAAAAATCACGAAGGCTGGCGGCAAGACGGAATTGATCGCCGCCAGCTAA
- the rplP gene encoding 50S ribosomal protein L16 yields the protein MLMPKKVKYRKQQRGRMRGKAWRGSELAFGDYGLKVLEPGWITDRQIEASRVAMTRFVKRGGKVWLRLFPDKPVTKKPAETRMGKGKGAPDHWVAVVRPGKILFEMEGVTATEAAEALRLAAHKLPLRTRMVSRAGAH from the coding sequence ATGCTGATGCCCAAGAAAGTCAAGTACCGCAAGCAGCAGCGCGGCCGCATGCGCGGCAAGGCCTGGCGCGGTTCCGAGCTCGCCTTCGGCGATTACGGCTTGAAGGTGCTCGAACCCGGTTGGATCACCGACCGCCAGATCGAAGCCAGTCGCGTGGCCATGACCCGCTTCGTCAAGCGGGGTGGCAAGGTGTGGTTGCGCCTGTTCCCGGATAAGCCCGTGACCAAGAAGCCGGCGGAAACCCGCATGGGCAAGGGCAAGGGCGCGCCCGACCACTGGGTTGCGGTGGTGCGGCCGGGCAAGATCCTGTTCGAGATGGAAGGCGTCACCGCGACGGAAGCGGCGGAAGCTTTGCGCCTGGCCGCGCACAAGCTCCCGCTCCGTACCCGGATGGTTTCCCGCGCGGGAGCGCACTGA
- the rplR gene encoding 50S ribosomal protein L18, translated as MIAKPSKNAVRQRIHQRIRRKLMGTAERPRLNVYRSLNHIYAQLINDLDGVTLVAANSLEPSEGAKGAKAGKGARPTGGNVASAKDVGKRLAARAKEKGVSKVVFDRGGYLYHGRIRALADAAREAGLQF; from the coding sequence ATGATTGCCAAACCTTCCAAGAACGCTGTGCGGCAGCGTATCCACCAGCGGATCCGCCGCAAGCTGATGGGTACGGCCGAGCGGCCGCGTCTGAACGTCTACCGCTCGCTGAACCACATCTACGCCCAGCTCATCAACGACCTCGACGGCGTCACGCTCGTTGCCGCCAACTCGCTCGAGCCTTCCGAGGGCGCGAAGGGCGCCAAGGCCGGGAAGGGTGCGCGGCCCACGGGCGGTAACGTCGCTTCGGCCAAGGATGTCGGAAAGCGCTTGGCCGCGCGTGCCAAGGAAAAGGGAGTGTCCAAGGTTGTGTTCGACCGCGGTGGTTACCTCTACCACGGACGCATCAGAGCCTTGGCCGATGCTGCCCGGGAAGCAGGATTGCAGTTCTAG
- the rpsH gene encoding 30S ribosomal protein S8, which translates to MSVTDPVADLLARIRNAVGARHSKLDVPASKLKQEICRILKEEGYIANFKLVEEGGRRLLRLHLKYGPDSESVISHLARISRPGCRVYVGRNEIPRVLGGMGINILTTPKGVMTGRRARREGVGGEVLCEVW; encoded by the coding sequence ATGAGTGTCACCGACCCGGTCGCGGATTTGCTGGCGCGCATTCGCAATGCCGTCGGCGCCCGCCACTCCAAGCTCGATGTGCCCGCTTCCAAGCTGAAGCAGGAGATCTGCCGCATCCTCAAGGAGGAGGGCTACATCGCCAACTTCAAGCTGGTGGAGGAAGGCGGACGCCGTCTGCTGCGCCTGCACTTGAAGTACGGTCCGGACAGTGAGAGCGTCATCTCCCACCTGGCGCGCATCTCGCGCCCCGGCTGCCGCGTCTACGTGGGACGCAATGAGATTCCCCGCGTGCTGGGCGGCATGGGCATCAACATCCTCACCACGCCCAAGGGCGTGATGACCGGCCGCCGCGCCCGCCGTGAAGGCGTGGGCGGTGAAGTCCTGTGCGAGGTCTGGTAA
- the rplV gene encoding 50S ribosomal protein L22 produces MEFRAEAKFVRVSPQKARLVLDLIQGRQVEDALNTLAFTRKGCVPDVSKVLHSAIQNASYLSQEKGLDVDLDRLYVKRAVANEGPRMKRIRPAPMGRAFRYQRRMAHIEIALAERGRGNAPAREATAPKAVAGKKSKGKR; encoded by the coding sequence ATGGAATTTCGTGCTGAGGCAAAATTCGTTCGCGTCTCGCCCCAGAAGGCGCGCCTGGTCCTCGACCTGATCCAGGGACGCCAGGTGGAGGACGCGCTCAACACTCTGGCCTTCACCCGCAAGGGTTGCGTGCCGGACGTCAGCAAGGTGTTGCACTCGGCCATCCAGAACGCCAGCTACCTCAGCCAGGAAAAGGGACTGGACGTCGACCTGGACCGGCTGTACGTCAAGCGCGCCGTGGCCAACGAAGGCCCGCGCATGAAGCGCATCCGGCCGGCCCCCATGGGTCGTGCTTTCCGCTACCAGCGGCGCATGGCGCATATCGAGATCGCGCTCGCCGAGCGTGGCCGGGGAAACGCCCCCGCCAGGGAAGCCACCGCTCCTAAAGCGGTCGCCGGGAAGAAATCGAAAGGGAAGAGGTAA
- a CDS encoding 50S ribosomal protein L23 has protein sequence MKSAYQIIRRPVITEKGLGVKETQATLVFEVASKATKTEVKEAVEAIFKVKVASVRTANFPGKERRRGRFAGYRPDYKKAFVRLKSGEKMPEYAQNM, from the coding sequence ATGAAGTCGGCTTACCAGATTATCCGTCGCCCGGTCATCACCGAAAAAGGATTGGGCGTGAAAGAGACCCAGGCCACGCTGGTCTTCGAGGTCGCCTCGAAGGCCACCAAGACCGAAGTCAAGGAAGCGGTCGAAGCCATCTTCAAGGTCAAGGTGGCTTCCGTGCGTACCGCGAACTTCCCCGGCAAGGAGCGCCGCCGCGGACGGTTCGCCGGCTACCGCCCCGACTACAAGAAGGCTTTTGTCCGCCTGAAGTCGGGCGAGAAGATGCCCGAGTACGCGCAGAACATGTAG
- the rplB gene encoding 50S ribosomal protein L2 encodes MAIKTYRPVTATRRVQTTLANDDLTTDRPYKPLTAPLKKTGGRRNAGDVTIWHRGGGHKRKLRLIDFKRDKAGVPARVASVEYDPNRSARIALLEYADGEKRYILQPMGLEVGQKVVSGPEADILVGNALPLRNIPPGTTIHNIELRPGKGGQMVRSAGGAAQLVAKEGDYALIKLPSGETRKVLVDCMATIGQVGNLDHENIAIGKAGRRRWMGIRPTNRGVVMNPVDHPHGGGEGKTSGGRHPVTPWGQPTRGYKTRNNKRTDRFIVQRRTK; translated from the coding sequence ATGGCGATTAAAACTTACAGACCGGTCACCGCGACGCGACGCGTGCAAACCACGCTCGCCAACGACGACTTGACCACCGATCGTCCGTACAAGCCTTTGACGGCCCCGCTGAAGAAGACCGGCGGACGCCGCAACGCGGGCGACGTCACCATCTGGCACCGTGGCGGCGGACACAAGCGCAAGCTCCGCCTCATCGACTTCAAACGCGACAAGGCCGGTGTTCCCGCTCGTGTCGCCTCCGTCGAGTACGATCCCAATCGTTCCGCTCGCATCGCCCTGCTCGAGTATGCCGACGGCGAGAAGCGCTACATCCTCCAGCCCATGGGCCTGGAGGTCGGCCAGAAAGTCGTGAGCGGTCCTGAGGCGGACATCCTGGTGGGCAACGCCCTGCCGCTGCGCAACATTCCGCCCGGCACCACCATCCACAACATTGAACTCCGCCCTGGCAAGGGTGGGCAGATGGTGCGCTCCGCCGGCGGTGCCGCGCAGTTGGTCGCCAAGGAAGGCGACTACGCCCTGATCAAGCTGCCATCCGGCGAAACCCGCAAGGTGCTGGTGGACTGCATGGCCACCATCGGCCAGGTCGGCAACCTGGACCACGAGAACATTGCCATCGGCAAGGCCGGTCGCCGCCGCTGGATGGGCATCCGGCCCACCAACCGCGGCGTGGTCATGAACCCGGTGGACCATCCGCACGGCGGCGGCGAGGGCAAAACCAGTGGCGGTCGCCACCCGGTCACCCCCTGGGGCCAGCCCACGCGCGGCTACAAGACGCGGAACAACAAGCGCACGGACCGCTTCATCGTCCAGCGCCGAACCAAGTAA
- the rplC gene encoding 50S ribosomal protein L3, giving the protein MINGILGKKVGMTQLFDDQGDVHPVTVLQAGPCIVTQRKTAARDGYDAAQIGLVEFVKESRLSQPERGHLAKHSLPPMRFLREVPVETAGEGDKVKAGDRVLVDIFQDEKYVDIIGTSKGRGFAGVVRRHNFGGGPRSHGHMFQVQGSIGASSFPSRVFPGQRMSGHMGNQHVTVRNLRVLGVDLEENLLVVEGAVPGPRNGYVVITKALKPPREHRGFIESASVDPLKAAKKAAAGKKR; this is encoded by the coding sequence ATGATTAACGGAATTTTGGGCAAAAAAGTCGGCATGACGCAGCTCTTCGATGACCAGGGCGACGTTCACCCGGTCACCGTGCTGCAGGCCGGTCCCTGCATCGTCACCCAGCGCAAGACGGCGGCGCGCGACGGCTATGACGCCGCGCAGATCGGCTTGGTCGAATTCGTCAAGGAGAGCCGGCTCTCGCAACCCGAGCGCGGACACCTGGCCAAGCACAGCCTGCCTCCCATGCGCTTCCTGCGGGAAGTGCCGGTGGAGACCGCCGGAGAAGGCGACAAGGTCAAGGCCGGCGACCGTGTCCTGGTGGACATCTTCCAGGACGAGAAGTACGTGGACATCATCGGCACCAGCAAGGGACGCGGATTCGCGGGCGTCGTGCGCCGGCATAATTTCGGCGGCGGCCCCCGGTCGCACGGGCACATGTTCCAGGTGCAGGGCTCCATCGGCGCCTCCTCGTTCCCGTCGCGCGTCTTCCCGGGACAGCGCATGTCGGGACACATGGGCAACCAGCACGTTACGGTGCGCAACCTGCGCGTCCTGGGCGTCGACCTGGAAGAGAACCTGCTCGTCGTCGAAGGCGCCGTGCCCGGTCCCAGGAACGGCTACGTGGTCATCACCAAGGCTCTGAAGCCGCCGCGTGAACACCGCGGTTTCATTGAGAGCGCCTCGGTGGATCCGCTGAAAGCGGCCAAGAAGGCGGCCGCAGGCAAGAAGCGTTAA
- the rplX gene encoding 50S ribosomal protein L24 codes for MHVRVDIRRNDTVRVITGRDKGKEGRVLRVFPGDRKVLVEHVAMVKKNVRPNPQRNIKGGVAEQESRISISNVMLVCPSCGPVRIGHDHRGDRRVRVCRKCGTTLDK; via the coding sequence ATGCACGTACGCGTAGACATTCGGCGCAACGACACGGTGCGGGTCATCACCGGGCGCGACAAGGGCAAGGAGGGGCGCGTGCTCCGCGTCTTCCCCGGCGACCGCAAGGTGCTGGTCGAGCACGTTGCCATGGTGAAGAAGAACGTTCGCCCCAACCCGCAGCGCAACATCAAGGGCGGCGTGGCCGAGCAGGAGAGCCGCATCTCGATCTCCAACGTCATGCTCGTCTGCCCCAGTTGCGGGCCGGTGCGCATCGGGCATGACCACCGCGGCGACCGCAGGGTGCGCGTCTGCCGCAAGTGCGGCACCACATTGGATAAGTAA
- the rplN gene encoding 50S ribosomal protein L14, translating into MAVMMRSMLEVADNSGARKLQMILPLGGHTGLSAGLGDVITASVKEASPDSQVKKGKVVRAVVVRTRKEHRRRDGTYIRFDQNAAVLINEAGEPVGTRVFGPVARELREKKFLKIVSLAPEVL; encoded by the coding sequence ATGGCAGTCATGATGCGATCCATGCTCGAGGTGGCCGATAACTCCGGCGCCCGCAAGCTGCAGATGATCCTGCCGCTCGGCGGGCACACCGGGCTCTCGGCCGGTCTGGGCGACGTGATCACGGCCAGCGTCAAGGAGGCCTCGCCCGATAGCCAGGTCAAGAAGGGAAAGGTGGTCAGGGCGGTCGTGGTCCGCACCCGCAAGGAGCATCGCCGTCGCGATGGGACCTACATCCGCTTCGACCAGAACGCCGCCGTGCTCATCAACGAGGCCGGCGAGCCCGTCGGCACCCGCGTCTTCGGACCGGTCGCCCGCGAGCTGCGTGAAAAAAAGTTCTTGAAGATTGTGTCCCTCGCTCCCGAAGTGCTTTGA
- the rpsS gene encoding 30S ribosomal protein S19 produces the protein MARSTKKGPYVEQRLLARVEAMNQRNEKKVLRTWSRRSTVVPEMVGHTLAVHNGKKFIPVYVTENMVGHKLGEFSHTRIFKAHSMRAATETVAKPAGVPGGPGAIVPSAPAGGAAPPAAPAAPKA, from the coding sequence ATGGCGCGTTCTACTAAAAAAGGACCTTACGTCGAGCAGCGGCTCCTGGCCCGTGTCGAGGCCATGAACCAGCGCAACGAGAAGAAAGTGCTGCGCACCTGGTCGCGACGCTCCACCGTGGTGCCGGAGATGGTGGGCCACACCCTGGCCGTCCACAACGGCAAGAAGTTCATCCCGGTGTACGTCACCGAGAACATGGTGGGGCACAAGCTGGGTGAGTTCAGCCACACCCGCATCTTCAAGGCGCACTCCATGAGGGCCGCCACGGAAACCGTGGCCAAGCCGGCTGGCGTGCCCGGCGGTCCGGGCGCCATCGTGCCCTCGGCTCCGGCCGGCGGTGCGGCTCCTCCGGCGGCCCCGGCGGCGCCCAAGGCGTAG
- the rplF gene encoding 50S ribosomal protein L6: MSRIGKKPIAIPSGVNIQVKGNVVAVQGPKGTVETALPAGIRVEKKDGFLQAVRESDQHAAVHGLARALVQNAVSGVTQGWTKELEIVGIGYRAELKGKHTVVFSLGFSHPIEFPLPSGVSVTIDAKQTRLTVSGIDRQKVGQVAADMRALRPPDPYKNKGVRYFGERLKKKVGKTGAK, from the coding sequence ATGTCGAGAATTGGAAAAAAGCCGATCGCCATCCCCTCCGGGGTGAACATCCAGGTCAAGGGCAACGTGGTTGCCGTCCAGGGGCCCAAGGGCACGGTGGAGACCGCCCTGCCCGCCGGCATCCGCGTCGAAAAGAAGGACGGATTCCTGCAGGCGGTGCGCGAGAGCGACCAACACGCCGCCGTGCACGGGTTGGCCCGCGCGCTGGTGCAGAACGCTGTCAGTGGCGTCACCCAGGGTTGGACCAAGGAGCTGGAGATCGTGGGCATCGGCTATCGCGCCGAGCTCAAGGGCAAGCACACCGTGGTTTTCAGTTTGGGATTCTCGCATCCCATCGAGTTCCCGCTGCCCTCGGGCGTCAGCGTCACCATTGACGCCAAGCAGACGCGCCTGACCGTCAGCGGTATCGATCGCCAGAAGGTGGGCCAGGTGGCCGCCGACATGCGCGCTCTGCGCCCGCCGGATCCCTACAAGAACAAGGGTGTCCGCTACTTCGGCGAGCGCCTGAAGAAGAAGGTCGGAAAGACGGGTGCGAAATGA
- a CDS encoding type Z 30S ribosomal protein S14, with amino-acid sequence MARTSHVAKAKKKPKFSTRQHNRCSLCGRPRAFLRKFGICRLCFRRLALQGEIPGVSKSSW; translated from the coding sequence ATGGCCCGAACATCACATGTCGCCAAGGCGAAAAAGAAGCCCAAGTTCTCCACCCGTCAGCACAACCGCTGCAGTCTGTGCGGCCGCCCGCGCGCTTTCCTGCGCAAGTTCGGCATTTGCCGGCTTTGCTTCCGCAGGTTGGCGCTGCAGGGGGAGATCCCGGGCGTTTCCAAGTCGTCCTGGTAG
- the rplE gene encoding 50S ribosomal protein L5: MPARLREKFKSEVAPALMKEFSFKNPMAVPRLEKIVVNLGVGEATQNVKVLDPAVHELTQIAGQKPVITRAKKSIAAFKVRAGMPIGVMVTLRGDRMYEFFDRLVNIALPRVRDFRGLSTRSFDGRGNYTLGLREQLIFPEIDYAKVDKLKGMNVTIVTTARNDAEARALLKHLGMPFRGN; encoded by the coding sequence ATGCCAGCCAGATTACGAGAGAAGTTCAAATCCGAAGTGGCTCCGGCCCTGATGAAGGAGTTCAGCTTCAAGAACCCCATGGCCGTGCCGCGCCTCGAGAAGATCGTTGTCAACCTGGGCGTGGGCGAAGCCACCCAGAACGTCAAGGTGCTGGACCCGGCCGTGCACGAGCTCACCCAGATCGCCGGCCAGAAGCCGGTCATCACCCGCGCCAAGAAGTCGATTGCCGCCTTCAAGGTGCGCGCCGGCATGCCCATCGGGGTGATGGTGACCCTGCGTGGCGACCGCATGTACGAGTTCTTCGACCGGCTGGTGAACATTGCCCTGCCGCGCGTGCGCGACTTTCGCGGCCTCTCCACGCGCTCTTTCGACGGCCGCGGCAACTACACCCTGGGTTTGCGCGAGCAGCTGATTTTCCCGGAGATTGACTACGCCAAGGTCGACAAGCTCAAGGGTATGAACGTAACCATCGTCACCACGGCGCGGAATGACGCCGAGGCCCGTGCCCTGCTCAAGCATCTGGGCATGCCATTCAGAGGAAATTGA
- the rpmC gene encoding 50S ribosomal protein L29, translating to MAAKRAAQRKSEVGQSTAVLRHENRRAEKFRNLSPAELTHHQRELQDQLFRLKFQMKMGQTESLKKIQELRRNLARVKTIQRARDLGLESVGTEKK from the coding sequence ATGGCAGCGAAGCGAGCAGCGCAGCGCAAGAGCGAGGTCGGGCAGTCCACTGCCGTCCTGCGCCATGAGAACCGCCGGGCGGAGAAGTTCCGTAACCTCTCCCCGGCCGAGCTCACGCACCACCAGCGCGAGCTCCAGGACCAGCTCTTCCGCCTGAAGTTCCAGATGAAGATGGGCCAGACCGAGAGCCTCAAGAAGATTCAGGAGCTGCGGCGCAACCTGGCGCGGGTCAAGACCATCCAGCGCGCCCGTGATTTGGGTCTCGAATCGGTCGGAACGGAGAAAAAGTAG
- the rpsC gene encoding 30S ribosomal protein S3, giving the protein MGQKVHPYGFRLGYNKPWKSRWFVVRDYDKLLYEDVKLKAELKEKLRGAGVSSIEIERPGNKLRIIIRTARPGIIIGRKGAEIDKLKQELQKRTSREIYIDIQEVHKPELDAQLVSENIALQLEKRVGFRRAMRKAVDSALRFGCKGIKVRVGGRLNGNEIARSEWYLQGRLPLHTLRADIDYGFTEAKTTYGVIGVKCWIYKGEILGQKKRQPQAAGF; this is encoded by the coding sequence ATGGGACAGAAGGTTCATCCATACGGATTCCGCCTCGGCTACAACAAGCCGTGGAAATCACGCTGGTTCGTGGTGCGCGACTACGACAAGCTGTTGTACGAGGACGTCAAGCTGAAGGCCGAGCTCAAGGAGAAACTCCGTGGCGCCGGCGTCAGCTCCATCGAGATTGAGCGTCCCGGCAACAAGCTGCGCATCATCATCCGCACCGCCCGGCCGGGCATCATCATCGGCCGCAAGGGCGCGGAGATCGACAAGCTCAAGCAGGAGCTGCAAAAGCGTACCTCGCGCGAGATCTATATCGACATTCAGGAAGTCCACAAGCCGGAGCTCGACGCCCAGCTCGTGTCCGAGAACATTGCGCTGCAACTGGAAAAGCGCGTCGGCTTCCGCCGCGCCATGCGCAAGGCCGTGGACTCCGCGTTGCGGTTCGGCTGCAAGGGCATCAAGGTGCGTGTCGGCGGTCGTCTGAACGGCAATGAGATTGCCCGCTCGGAGTGGTACCTGCAGGGCCGCCTGCCTTTGCACACCCTCCGTGCCGACATCGATTACGGCTTCACCGAGGCCAAGACCACTTACGGCGTGATTGGCGTGAAGTGCTGGATCTACAAGGGCGAGATCCTCGGCCAGAAGAAGCGCCAGCCGCAGGCGGCGGGGTTCTAG
- the rpsQ gene encoding 30S ribosomal protein S17, whose protein sequence is MTQEASKHVKSRKVRVGEVVSTKMQKTIVVEVTSQKAHPLYRRVLKRSRRFYAHDEKGQARVGDIVRIEETRPLSRLKRWRLKEIVRRSALVPERVEEAQAS, encoded by the coding sequence ATGACCCAGGAAGCATCCAAGCACGTGAAGTCGCGCAAGGTTCGCGTCGGGGAAGTGGTCTCCACCAAGATGCAGAAGACCATCGTGGTCGAAGTGACCAGTCAGAAGGCGCACCCGCTCTACCGTCGCGTCTTGAAGCGGTCGCGCCGGTTTTACGCCCACGACGAGAAAGGGCAGGCCCGTGTCGGCGATATTGTGCGCATCGAGGAGACCCGCCCGCTCTCGCGTCTGAAGCGTTGGCGGCTCAAGGAGATTGTGCGTCGCTCGGCCTTGGTGCCCGAGCGTGTCGAGGAGGCCCAGGCTTCCTGA
- the rpsJ gene encoding 30S ribosomal protein S10, which translates to MIGKERIRIRLKAYDYRVLDQSTSEIVDTARRTGAQIAGPIPLPTVRNKYCVLRSPHVDKKSREQFEIRTHKRLLDILEPTQQTVDALMKLDLPAGVDVEIKAFGKEHK; encoded by the coding sequence TCGCATCCGACTGAAGGCGTATGACTACCGCGTGCTGGACCAGTCGACCAGCGAGATCGTCGACACCGCGCGCCGTACCGGCGCACAGATCGCGGGCCCCATTCCCTTGCCCACGGTGCGCAACAAGTATTGCGTGCTGCGTTCGCCGCACGTGGACAAGAAGTCGCGCGAGCAGTTCGAGATCCGTACCCATAAGCGCCTGCTCGATATCCTCGAGCCCACGCAGCAGACCGTGGACGCGCTGATGAAGCTCGACTTGCCCGCCGGCGTCGATGTGGAGATCAAGGCGTTTGGAAAAGAGCATAAGTAG
- the rpmD gene encoding 50S ribosomal protein L30 — protein MTAKAHKKSGTLRLKWVRSAIQAPKKHKAVIRGLGFTRLNQVVEREDTAAIRGMVAAVPHLVQIVDGAAR, from the coding sequence ATGACTGCCAAGGCTCACAAGAAATCCGGCACATTGCGCCTGAAGTGGGTGCGTTCCGCCATCCAGGCGCCCAAGAAGCACAAGGCCGTCATCCGCGGGCTCGGTTTCACCCGCTTGAACCAGGTGGTCGAGCGCGAGGACACGGCTGCCATCCGCGGCATGGTGGCCGCGGTGCCGCACCTGGTCCAGATCGTCGATGGAGCCGCGCGCTAA
- the rplD gene encoding 50S ribosomal protein L4 yields the protein MAKIDVLDLNGKKVGSMELADEVFGRVNAALLWEAVRHFRAAQRSGTHKTKGRGEVAGSGKKLWRQKGTGRARMGSIRSPIWRHGGTVHGPQPRSYDFTFPRKKLQGALRSALAAKLEDGKLTVVESFELQQPKTKEFRKALDALQVEKTALIVDGAAENRNLELSARNLEGVEMVRGHQVHPYHLLRYDRAIFARPALEKLQQSLKRTASRRRAPEVA from the coding sequence ATGGCGAAAATCGACGTACTCGATCTGAACGGCAAGAAAGTGGGCAGCATGGAGCTGGCCGACGAGGTCTTCGGCCGCGTCAACGCCGCCTTGCTGTGGGAGGCCGTGCGCCACTTCCGCGCCGCGCAGCGCTCCGGCACTCACAAGACCAAGGGCCGTGGCGAAGTGGCTGGCTCGGGCAAGAAGTTGTGGCGGCAAAAGGGAACCGGGCGCGCCCGCATGGGCTCCATCCGCTCTCCCATCTGGCGGCACGGCGGCACCGTCCACGGGCCGCAGCCCCGCTCCTATGACTTCACCTTCCCGCGCAAGAAGCTGCAGGGCGCGTTGCGCTCCGCCCTGGCCGCCAAGCTGGAAGACGGCAAGCTGACCGTGGTCGAAAGCTTCGAACTCCAGCAGCCCAAGACCAAGGAGTTCCGCAAGGCGCTCGACGCCCTGCAGGTCGAAAAGACCGCATTGATCGTGGATGGCGCCGCGGAGAATCGGAACCTCGAGCTCAGCGCGCGCAACCTGGAAGGTGTCGAGATGGTGCGCGGCCACCAGGTGCATCCCTATCACCTGCTGCGCTATGACCGCGCCATCTTCGCCCGGCCCGCGCTGGAGAAGCTGCAGCAGTCGCTCAAGCGCACCGCCTCGCGTCGCCGCGCTCCGGAGGTGGCCTGA